CACCTCACCGCCGACATCGACTTGGCAGACGCTCAATTTATCGGCGTTCGGATGCTTCGTTTTCTCTTTCACATATCCGACGACAAACTTCGGCGACAAGTCAGCTTCGATCGGTTCGTCAAAACCGTTTTTCGCCAAGATGTCGTTGATGACGCCGACGAGCTCCTCATTCACTTCCAGCGGACCGTTGCCGGAAAACGGATAGTACGAAGACGCGGAAAAAATGTTATAGCCGACCGTCTCGCCCGTCCGTTCGGACATGATGCGGACGACATCGCCTTGTCTGACAAACGTCCGTTCCTCATCCGCCGCCGGTTTCAGCGACACGAGCAGCACGTCGCCGACCCCTTCTCGGTTGTAAAACACGTTCATCGCTTCATTCCTCCTTGCCGCTACGTTCTCCGTTTTTTTCCTAAAATAAAAATCGGTTCAAGTTTCCCATTTTCGTATAAAAACGACAGCGCCGTGATCGGCACGCGGCCGCCGGCAAAAAAGCTCATCGTCATTTGCGCGAGCACGTCATAACCGATGTCGTTGCGGACATCAGCGATGATGAGCACATCTTGATGCGGAACAGCGACGGCCATCGTTCCTTCCACGCGCGCCCGCATGCCGGCCAAAAACGATTCGTTTAAAATGCGGCTCGCATCATACCCGTCATTGGTGTTCACAAAATAAAACACGTTGTCGGCCACCCGATCCTCTTTCACCGGCGTCGGCAGCGACCGAACGTTGAAACGGGCGATTTCCTTCACCCGCTCGCGGCTCCATTTGTCTTTCTCCAGCATGCGCTCATCAATCAAGCGATACGTTTTGCCTAGGTCGAGCGCATAGTAAATGCGCGTTTCGGCTGTATGATCATCAAACAGCAACGGAATGCCTTCTTTCGTCTCCGTCGGAAACGACGCCGAGCGAATGACGGGATAAATGTTTCGCTCGTTGCCGGAAAGCGCCGCGTCTTCCTCCATCGTTTTCAACGTTTCCTCTACATAATAAACGACTTCGCGCACCGCCTCATCTTTTTGTTCGTGCCATTTGGCGATCACGCCGGGAAGCGAGATCGTGACGCCTTTTTTCGTGCGGCGGTCTTCGACGCGCATCGCGTCTTGCTTGGCGTCAAAGCGAAACGTCCAGTGCCGGTGGGCGACGAGGCGCTCTTTAATCTTCTCATACATTTGCCGGCTGTTCATTCGTGTTCCTCCTTGTTTTGCCGGCGGCCGTGCCTTCCGTTTCCCTCTTTCGGCCGGGACTTGGCCAAAGGCGCATCCGGCGTTGACAATGCCAGGCCATGCCCGTGCGGCGTTTTCCACCGTTTGACGTTGCCAGCCGCTCGGTCTAGATCCTCGCGCGGCCCGCTCATTCAGCCGCCCGCCATCATCGGCATGACCGTTCGTTATTTATCATACATGGAACGACCCGTTTTGACAAAGCCATTCATATTGACCGGCCAAAAGCTCGACGATGTGGGAAAACATCGCCGATCGGTCAACGCGCCCGTTCGTCAATACGCCGACCGCGCCTTCTTTCCGCCGAACGTTCCTCCGCCCGGTGTACGCTTCCATCACGTCGCCGAGCTCGCGCCCCGCCTCGATGCCGGCGCCGACGTCCGGCGGGAGGGCGAGGCGGGCGCCGGCGGCGGCCACCACCACTCCGTTTCGGTCAGCGAGCGCCCCCCAGTTGCACAGCCACCATTGCCCATCGATCTTCGTCACGCCGCCTTCCAATCCGATGCCGATGTCCGCCTCCGCCGCTTCGAGCGCCCGTTTGGCGCGCCCGATGGCGCCAAGCCGCGTCTCCTCATCGGACAGCGGCTGCGCGGAAACGCCTGATGGCACCTCAAGCGATACAATGCGGTATTCCTTTTCCGAAAGCACCGCCCGAACGGCGGCGATTTTCGCTTCGTTGTTCGTTCCAACCGCAACAGTTTTCATCCAGTGCCCTCCTTGTCATGGAAAAGGAGAAGCGCTCGCTTCTCCTCAGCTGTTTTGGCGAATCGTCTCGACCGTTGTCCGGTCGCACCGTTTGACGAGCTCAACGATGAGCTGTTTGGCCGCCGCGTAATCGTCGACATGAATGATCGACGCATGCGTATGAATGTAGCGGGCGCAAATGCCGATCACCGCCGACGGCACGCCGCGGTTGGCGATATGCACCCGCCCGGCGTCGGTTCCGCCGCCTGGGGAAATGAAAAACTGGTACGGGACGCCGATCGTTTCCGCCGTATCAAGCACAAATTCGCGCATGCCGCGGTGCGTAATCATCGTCCGGTCGTACAAGCGGATGAGCGCTCCTTTGCCGATATGGCCGAACGCCTGCTTGTCGCCGGACATATCGTTGGCCGGGCTTGCTTCCAGGGCAAAAAAGATGTCCGGGTTGATCATCGAGGCCGCCGTCTGGGCCCCACGCAGCCCGACCTCTTCCTGCACGGTCGCCCCGGCGTACAAGACGTTCGGCACTGTTTCGCCGTTCAGCTCTTTTAACAGCTCGATCGCCAATCCGCAGCCAAACCGATTGTCCCACGCTTTTGCCATCACGGTTTTTCCGTTGGCAAGCAAAGTAAACGGGCTGACCGGCACGATCGGCTGGCCGGGGCGAATGCCGACTCGTTCGGCATCTTCACGGCTTTCCGCTCCGATGTCAATCAACATGTTTTTGATCTCCATCGGTTTTTTGCGCTGCTCCTCATCAAGCAAATGCGGCGGAATCGACCCGATCACGCCGATGACCGGCCCTCCGTCCGTGATAATCTGCACGCGCTGGGCGAGCAGCACTTGATCCCACCAGCCTCCTAGCGGCTGGAAACGAATCATGCCGTGATCCGTGATCGCTGTCACCATAAATCCGACTTCATCCATATGGCCGGCGACCATCACCGTCGGGCCCGCCTCATCACCGCGTTTGACGCCGAAAAGGCTCCCGAGGCGGTCTTGCACAATATCATCGGCGTATTTCGCGAGCTCTTGGCGCATAAACTGCCGCACCGGATGTTCATAACCCGGTGCGCCTGGAAGCTCGGTCAACGTTTGGAATAATTGCAGCGTGTCCTTATTCATCACGCGTCTCCCTTTCTATGTTCGATTTCACCGTTCCGTTTCTTTCCGTCCTTCTTACATGTTCCGCCAAAATCGGCTATACTAAACCGTATCAAAGCGAAAAGGAGGAAAGAAACATGGCTTGGAAACAGTGGCTCGTCGGCGCCGCCGTCGGTGCGGCCGTCGTCTATGCCATTCGCTCCGCTTCCAAACCGGCGCTCCTTGCCCCGGAACAAGCGCTGGCGCTGGCGAAAGCCGCGCTTGGCGGTCCGCGCGCCATCCGCGGTTCCTGGATTCAATCCGCCCCGGAGCGGTATGAGAAGGACGGCTTGACGTACACGGTGTACCGCGGCGGCGTCTGTTGCGACGATGGAGATGACGAGTTTTTCGTGAACGCCTGCACCGGCGCCATCATCGAGATCAGACCGCTATAGCGCAGACCGCTCCCGCTTCACGGCAGCTTCCATCGTTCCGTCGGTCCGCCATTTGACCGCCCGGTAATAGGCGTCGTGATAAAACGTAAACCACGCGTTTCTTTCTATGCCGTACGGGAGCCATCGCTGTTTGGCAAAAATCGAATCCATCGGGTAATCGTCGTACGCCATCACCCAAAGGACGTTTTGATGGGCGTGCGTGCCAAGCAAATCGCCAAGATGAATGGCCATCTCCCCGTCTGATTCGATGAGCACGATCGCATGCCCGGCGCTATGCCCGCCGGTATGGACGAGGCGGATGCCAGGAACGACTTCCGTTTCCTTTGTAAACGGAACGACTTGATCCGCGATCGGCTCCCAATTTTCTTTCCAATACGTATTGCGCGATCGGATGTTCGGGTTTCGCATTTCCTCCCACTCGACATCCGAGGTGATGATCGCCGCGCGCGGAAACGCCGGCACGAGCCGTCCGTCTTCCCAAACGGTCAATCCGCACGCATGGTCAAAATGCAAATGGGTCATGATGACGATGTCGATGTCGCGCCGCGTCAGCCCGAGCTTGGCAAGCGATTCATCAATCGCTGATTCTTCCGTGACGCCGAAGTTTCGCTTTTGCTTGTCGGTCAGCTTGCCGTTGCCGATGCCGGATTCAATGAGCAGCCGTTTTCCATAGGCTTCCACCAAAATCGGATCGGTGCGCAGCTCGATTTGATTGTTGTCGTTCGGCGGATATTTTTTCGACCAAAGCGGTTTCGGCACGACGCCAAACATCGCCCCGCCGTCAAGATGGGTGACGCCGCCCCGAAGCCATGTCAATGTGACTTGTCCAATTCGCAACTGTTCCATTTCCTCTCTCCCCCCTCCACTAGTGTACCATTTTCTCCATCAATCGGAAATAGAAAAAGACCCGACCAATCGGTTCGGGCCTATGACGACCGCCGCGGCGGGCGCACCGCCTCGCATCGGTAAATGCGGTTTCCTTTGGCAGAAAATTTTTCCTCATACTCTGTCATGACATTGTCCGTCATGCCGCTTTGATGCAAGTCGAGCTGGACCGATGCGAGCACAAACCCATATTGCGACAAACTGACAAGCGAGTATTCGAAAAACGATTGATTGTCCGTTTTCAAATGGATGTCTCCGTCTTCCGCCAAAATGCGGTCATAGAGCGCCAAAAAGTCCCGATACGTCAGCCGCCGCTTTTCGTGCCGCTTTTTCGGCCATGGGTCGGAAAAGTTCAAATAAATGCGCGACACTTCCCCGTCGGCAAAAAACGCGGTCAGATCTTTCGCATTGGCGTTCAGCAGCTTGACGTTCGCGAGCCCGCTTTCGATCAGTTTGTCAAGCGCGGACACGAGCACGCTCGGGTACAGCTCGATGCCGATGAAATTGACATCCGGATGAAGTTTGGCCATTTCCGTGATAAATTTGCCTTTCCCCGTCCCGATCTCGACATGGAGCGGTTGGTCGTGGCCGAACAGCTCGCGCCATCGCCCGCGCTTTGTTTCGGGATCGGGAATGACGTATTGCGGATACGCGGCGATTTTGTCTTTCGCCCACGGTTTGTTGCGCAAACGCATATTGACACCTCAGCCTTGTTTCCGTTTGTTGGTTTGACGATACCACACTCGCGCCAAAGAAGCAAACGCGAAAAAACGCCCGGGCTTGAACGCTCTCCCACCTACGCTCACGCGTAGAAGCAGGGGGTCTTTTCGGTTTCGAATAATAAACTCGGCTCGATCCGGGCATGATAAAACCGTACAGCCTGGCGAAAGGATGGTGACCA
Above is a window of Geobacillus thermoleovorans DNA encoding:
- a CDS encoding DUF84 family protein, which produces MKTVAVGTNNEAKIAAVRAVLSEKEYRIVSLEVPSGVSAQPLSDEETRLGAIGRAKRALEAAEADIGIGLEGGVTKIDGQWWLCNWGALADRNGVVVAAAGARLALPPDVGAGIEAGRELGDVMEAYTGRRNVRRKEGAVGVLTNGRVDRSAMFSHIVELLAGQYEWLCQNGSFHV
- the trmB gene encoding tRNA (guanosine(46)-N7)-methyltransferase TrmB, translating into MRLRNKPWAKDKIAAYPQYVIPDPETKRGRWRELFGHDQPLHVEIGTGKGKFITEMAKLHPDVNFIGIELYPSVLVSALDKLIESGLANVKLLNANAKDLTAFFADGEVSRIYLNFSDPWPKKRHEKRRLTYRDFLALYDRILAEDGDIHLKTDNQSFFEYSLVSLSQYGFVLASVQLDLHQSGMTDNVMTEYEEKFSAKGNRIYRCEAVRPPRRSS
- a CDS encoding PepSY domain-containing protein, with amino-acid sequence MAWKQWLVGAAVGAAVVYAIRSASKPALLAPEQALALAKAALGGPRAIRGSWIQSAPERYEKDGLTYTVYRGGVCCDDGDDEFFVNACTGAIIEIRPL
- a CDS encoding YtnP family quorum-quenching lactonase — its product is MEQLRIGQVTLTWLRGGVTHLDGGAMFGVVPKPLWSKKYPPNDNNQIELRTDPILVEAYGKRLLIESGIGNGKLTDKQKRNFGVTEESAIDESLAKLGLTRRDIDIVIMTHLHFDHACGLTVWEDGRLVPAFPRAAIITSDVEWEEMRNPNIRSRNTYWKENWEPIADQVVPFTKETEVVPGIRLVHTGGHSAGHAIVLIESDGEMAIHLGDLLGTHAHQNVLWVMAYDDYPMDSIFAKQRWLPYGIERNAWFTFYHDAYYRAVKWRTDGTMEAAVKRERSAL
- a CDS encoding M42 family metallopeptidase, coding for MNKDTLQLFQTLTELPGAPGYEHPVRQFMRQELAKYADDIVQDRLGSLFGVKRGDEAGPTVMVAGHMDEVGFMVTAITDHGMIRFQPLGGWWDQVLLAQRVQIITDGGPVIGVIGSIPPHLLDEEQRKKPMEIKNMLIDIGAESREDAERVGIRPGQPIVPVSPFTLLANGKTVMAKAWDNRFGCGLAIELLKELNGETVPNVLYAGATVQEEVGLRGAQTAASMINPDIFFALEASPANDMSGDKQAFGHIGKGALIRLYDRTMITHRGMREFVLDTAETIGVPYQFFISPGGGTDAGRVHIANRGVPSAVIGICARYIHTHASIIHVDDYAAAKQLIVELVKRCDRTTVETIRQNS
- a CDS encoding DUF1444 domain-containing protein, with translation MNSRQMYEKIKERLVAHRHWTFRFDAKQDAMRVEDRRTKKGVTISLPGVIAKWHEQKDEAVREVVYYVEETLKTMEEDAALSGNERNIYPVIRSASFPTETKEGIPLLFDDHTAETRIYYALDLGKTYRLIDERMLEKDKWSRERVKEIARFNVRSLPTPVKEDRVADNVFYFVNTNDGYDASRILNESFLAGMRARVEGTMAVAVPHQDVLIIADVRNDIGYDVLAQMTMSFFAGGRVPITALSFLYENGKLEPIFILGKKRRT
- the ytpR gene encoding YtpR family tRNA-binding protein; this translates as MNVFYNREGVGDVLLVSLKPAADEERTFVRQGDVVRIMSERTGETVGYNIFSASSYYPFSGNGPLEVNEELVGVINDILAKNGFDEPIEADLSPKFVVGYVKEKTKHPNADKLSVCQVDVGGEVLQIVCGAPNVAEGQKVVVAKIGAVMPNGLVIQESELRGVRSSGMICSARELGLPNAPQEKGILVLSDEYEVGQPFVF